A single genomic interval of Thermus antranikianii DSM 12462 harbors:
- a CDS encoding aminopeptidase — MEAAFAQLLVEYCLEAQEGETILVEAEAPALPLLPHLKRAFLKRGAYPLFRIGYPGEGRDFLLHGRAWLERIPEVERALYEKADKFLRVLSAENPLEGASLDPGLSLKHQRAWRPLAELRLNKRWTLTLYPTVGYAVGAGMGTEEFREYLKGALFLDREDPVGAWRALSRFQEALIGRLSQGRELRIQAPGTDLRLSVAGRRWINSDGRRNMPSGEVFTGPLEDSAEGEVCFNLPAFVGGRRVEGVYLRFKGGEVVEARAEVGEEYLLAALATDEGARRLGEVGIGTNFGLTRPTGLILLDEKMGGTVHLALGRSYPETGGKNPSALHWDLVLSLREGSLLVDGEPLVERGRFVGLPEPYPF, encoded by the coding sequence GTGGAAGCCGCTTTCGCTCAACTCCTGGTGGAGTACTGCCTCGAGGCCCAGGAAGGGGAGACCATTTTGGTGGAGGCGGAGGCCCCGGCTTTGCCCCTCCTGCCCCATTTGAAAAGGGCCTTCCTGAAACGGGGGGCCTACCCCCTTTTCCGCATTGGCTACCCCGGGGAGGGGCGGGACTTCCTCCTCCACGGGAGGGCTTGGCTGGAGAGGATACCGGAGGTGGAGCGCGCTCTTTATGAGAAGGCGGACAAGTTCCTGCGCGTCCTTTCCGCGGAAAACCCCCTGGAGGGAGCCTCCCTGGACCCCGGCCTTTCCCTAAAGCACCAGCGGGCCTGGCGGCCTCTGGCCGAGCTCCGCCTGAACAAGCGCTGGACCCTCACCCTCTACCCCACGGTGGGGTACGCGGTGGGGGCGGGGATGGGGACGGAGGAGTTCCGGGAGTACCTTAAGGGGGCGTTATTCCTGGACCGGGAGGATCCGGTGGGCGCCTGGCGGGCCCTTTCCCGCTTCCAGGAGGCCTTGATCGGGAGGCTTTCCCAGGGCAGGGAGCTTCGCATCCAGGCCCCGGGCACGGACCTCAGGCTTTCCGTGGCGGGGAGGAGGTGGATCAACTCCGACGGCCGGCGCAACATGCCCTCGGGGGAGGTGTTCACCGGGCCCCTCGAGGATTCCGCCGAGGGGGAGGTGTGCTTCAACCTTCCCGCCTTCGTGGGGGGCAGGCGGGTGGAGGGGGTTTACCTGCGCTTTAAAGGGGGCGAGGTGGTGGAGGCCCGAGCGGAGGTGGGGGAGGAGTACCTGCTTGCGGCCCTGGCCACGGATGAGGGGGCCAGGCGGCTTGGCGAGGTGGGGATCGGCACCAACTTTGGCCTCACCCGGCCCACCGGCCTCATCCTCCTGGACGAGAAGATGGGGGGCACCGTGCACCTGGCCCTGGGCCGGAGCTACCCGGAAACCGGTGGGAAGAACCCAAGCGCCCTACACTGGGACCTGGTGCTTTCCCTAAGGGAGGGAAGCCTTCTCGTGGACGGCGAACCCCTGGTGGAGCGAGGGCGCTTCGTGGGCCTCCCTGAACCCTATCCCTTCTAG
- a CDS encoding CaiB/BaiF CoA transferase family protein — MQPLSGIQVLDLSRVLAGPLCTMILADLGAEVIKVEPPWGDETRGWGPPFVKGESAYFLSVNRGKKSLALDLKTLEGQEVVRRLAQRADVLVENFKTGDLRRYGLDYESLRELNPRLVYLSITGFGHTGPRAQEPGYDAALQGYTGIMSVTGEPEGPPMKVGVAWIDVMTGMMGAVAVLSALYEREKSGLGQHIDLSLFDVGLFALANLGESYLLTGKPPKRLGNAHAQIVPYGAFPAADGWLVLAVGNDEQFARLCQVLNLPDLPARFPTNAERVEARKEVVEAISQVLKTQPRAHWLERFREKGIPAAPVNDLAEAFQDPQAQARGAIWTLPHPLLEALPTLANPLRFLSRTPASPSLPPPLLGEHTEAVLREAGYTPEEVARLVEKGVVRIQAKEGR; from the coding sequence ATGCAACCTCTTTCCGGCATCCAGGTGCTGGACCTCTCCCGGGTGCTGGCGGGGCCCCTTTGCACCATGATCCTGGCCGACCTGGGGGCGGAGGTGATCAAGGTGGAGCCCCCTTGGGGGGATGAAACCCGGGGCTGGGGACCCCCCTTTGTCAAAGGGGAGAGCGCCTATTTCCTCTCCGTGAACCGGGGCAAGAAGAGCCTGGCCTTGGACCTCAAGACCCTCGAGGGCCAGGAGGTGGTGCGCAGGCTAGCCCAAAGGGCCGATGTCCTGGTGGAAAACTTCAAAACCGGGGACCTGAGGCGCTACGGCCTGGACTATGAAAGCCTGAGGGAGCTTAACCCGCGCCTGGTCTACCTCTCCATCACCGGCTTCGGCCACACGGGACCCAGGGCCCAGGAACCCGGGTACGATGCCGCCTTGCAGGGCTACACCGGCATCATGTCCGTCACCGGGGAGCCGGAAGGCCCCCCCATGAAGGTGGGGGTGGCCTGGATCGACGTGATGACGGGGATGATGGGGGCGGTGGCGGTGCTTTCCGCCCTTTACGAGCGGGAAAAAAGCGGCCTGGGCCAGCACATCGACCTTTCCCTCTTTGACGTGGGCCTCTTCGCCCTGGCCAACCTGGGGGAAAGCTACCTCCTCACGGGCAAACCCCCCAAGCGCCTGGGCAACGCCCACGCCCAGATCGTGCCCTACGGGGCCTTTCCCGCGGCGGACGGCTGGCTGGTTTTGGCGGTGGGGAACGACGAGCAGTTCGCCAGGCTCTGCCAGGTCCTGAACCTCCCGGACCTCCCGGCGCGGTTTCCCACCAACGCAGAGAGGGTGGAGGCAAGAAAGGAGGTGGTGGAGGCTATTTCCCAGGTGCTCAAGACCCAACCCCGGGCCCACTGGCTGGAAAGGTTTCGGGAGAAGGGCATCCCCGCCGCCCCGGTGAACGACCTGGCCGAAGCCTTCCAAGACCCCCAGGCCCAGGCCCGGGGGGCCATCTGGACCCTTCCCCATCCCCTCTTGGAAGCCCTGCCCACCCTGGCGAACCCCTTGCGCTTCCTGTCCCGCACCCCGGCAAGCCCCTCCCTGCCCCCGCCCCTGCTTGGGGAGCATACGGAGGCGGTGCTAAGGGAAGCAGGCTACACCCCAGAGGAGGTGGCCCGGCTTGTGGAAAAGGGGGTGGTCCGCATCCAGGCCAAGGAAGGGCGGTGA
- a CDS encoding ABC transporter ATP-binding protein, with the protein MEALRLEGLGKRYGRKPILEKINLSVRPGEVYALAGPNGSGKTTLIRLVTGLAFPSEGRALLLGEDVHQNPQARRHLGAVVEAPAAFYPYLTGRENLRMRAYLAGVTEEGRITEVLARLRLLAVADQKVGSYSLGQRQRLGLAAAILHRPRVLVLDEPTSGLDPEGVELVHSLLQEMAREGVAVLLSTHHLEEVSQYAHKVGILGGGRLLDEVVLEGRKAYRLEAEPLEGALALLKTLPQVASARIQGQAILFEGEAEAALGALLREGYRVKAFHPQGFDLKLYYQERVKHA; encoded by the coding sequence ATGGAAGCCCTAAGGCTAGAGGGCTTGGGCAAGCGCTACGGGCGCAAGCCCATCCTGGAGAAGATAAACCTCTCCGTGCGTCCCGGGGAGGTCTACGCCCTGGCAGGACCCAACGGCTCGGGGAAGACCACCCTTATCCGCCTGGTTACCGGCCTGGCCTTTCCCAGCGAGGGAAGGGCCCTCCTCCTGGGGGAGGACGTGCACCAAAACCCCCAAGCCCGGCGCCACCTGGGGGCGGTGGTGGAGGCTCCGGCCGCCTTCTATCCCTACCTCACGGGCCGGGAGAACCTCAGGATGCGGGCCTACCTGGCCGGGGTGACGGAGGAAGGCCGAATCACGGAGGTGCTGGCTCGCTTGAGGCTCCTCGCCGTGGCCGACCAGAAGGTGGGAAGCTACTCCCTGGGGCAACGCCAGCGCCTGGGCCTGGCGGCAGCCATCCTGCACCGGCCCAGGGTCCTGGTCCTGGACGAACCCACCAGCGGCCTGGACCCCGAGGGGGTGGAGCTGGTCCATAGCCTCTTGCAGGAGATGGCCCGGGAGGGAGTGGCTGTGCTCCTTTCCACCCACCACCTCGAGGAGGTGAGCCAGTACGCCCACAAGGTGGGGATCCTGGGAGGGGGGAGGCTTCTGGACGAGGTGGTCCTCGAGGGGCGGAAGGCCTACCGCCTCGAGGCCGAGCCCCTGGAAGGCGCCCTGGCCCTCCTCAAGACCCTGCCCCAGGTGGCCTCGGCCCGGATCCAAGGGCAGGCCATCCTCTTTGAGGGCGAGGCGGAGGCGGCCTTAGGAGCCCTTCTCAGGGAAGGGTACCGGGTGAAGGCCTTCCATCCCCAAGGTTTCGACCTGAAGCTCTACTACCAGGAGAGGGTGAAACATGCTTAG
- a CDS encoding ABC transporter permease codes for MLRLLVFELYKLFRLRSVQLGLLAAFLLPFLWALAPGLKEVYGLVLASGWQVVSLSLMAGMEFLFPFLVVMAASESLGSEVAQGTLKSLLLHPLSRTRLVLAKLLSALLYPFVLLGASFLGSLLAGLPHGLGGFYGDTGLGAGGFAGVGFLSAQEALGQLLSAHLLAGIVLLPLAALALFYATVFLSTTASALAAVATLLLMRLLVAFPALTPFLLTTYLDLHLRPNAAGLGLPLLLIYTLGFAFLAALVFERKDL; via the coding sequence ATGCTTAGGCTTCTGGTCTTTGAGCTCTACAAGCTCTTCCGCCTGCGCTCGGTGCAGCTTGGGCTTCTGGCCGCCTTCCTTCTTCCCTTCCTGTGGGCCTTGGCCCCAGGGCTTAAGGAAGTGTACGGCCTGGTCCTGGCCTCGGGCTGGCAGGTGGTTTCCCTTAGCCTGATGGCGGGGATGGAGTTCCTCTTTCCCTTCTTGGTGGTGATGGCGGCCAGCGAGTCCCTGGGAAGCGAGGTGGCCCAAGGCACCTTGAAAAGCCTCCTCCTCCACCCCCTTTCCCGGACCCGGCTCGTCCTGGCCAAGCTCCTCTCTGCCCTCCTCTATCCCTTTGTCCTTTTGGGGGCGAGCTTCCTGGGAAGCCTCCTGGCAGGCCTGCCCCACGGGCTAGGAGGGTTCTACGGGGACACGGGGCTTGGGGCAGGAGGGTTCGCCGGGGTAGGTTTTCTGAGCGCCCAAGAGGCCCTTGGCCAGCTCCTTTCCGCCCACCTCCTGGCGGGGATCGTCCTCTTACCCCTCGCCGCCTTGGCCCTCTTCTACGCCACGGTCTTCCTCTCCACCACGGCAAGCGCCCTGGCGGCGGTGGCCACCCTGCTTCTCATGCGCCTCCTGGTGGCCTTTCCCGCCCTTACCCCCTTCCTCCTCACCACCTACCTGGACCTCCACTTAAGGCCCAACGCAGCGGGGCTCGGCCTGCCTCTCCTCCTCATCTACACCCTGGGCTTCGCCTTCCTGGCGGCTTTGGTTTTTGAACGCAAGGACCTCTAG
- a CDS encoding E3 binding domain-containing protein, translating to MAEPKITPLARRLAEENGIDWRRLQGTGPDGTIVERDILAFLAKVMAGEVDLPPMPEEAPPLPPEEELKRVQEVLSREGVDLEDVLPEPPKAPTLAVEEVAEEELDLEPALLEDLDLDLEEDLLLAGEPAREDQAPSLSGLEEEETLLPEPVEEELEELLLPAEEEALSPEPEELELEEDLLLGETQEAPTPEPLEALEEALPAPEPPPLAAPIPPPSPAPGLTAAPAPAPFLLRVQRLRFDPGRLEAALEAFHQAHGVPHNPLPFLLKAAEKALAELELPLRPLLGQVAGEAVRGVRPMDGFLALFRQQEGEEGEGLLCFAGEEEVHSGRPSLFLSQEGVLAASGLEAPIARKLLERVALYLENPVLLLA from the coding sequence ATGGCCGAACCCAAGATCACGCCCTTGGCCCGGCGTCTTGCCGAGGAAAACGGCATAGACTGGCGCAGGCTCCAGGGCACCGGCCCCGATGGCACCATCGTGGAGCGGGACATCCTTGCCTTCCTGGCCAAGGTGATGGCCGGGGAGGTGGACCTGCCCCCCATGCCCGAGGAAGCCCCGCCCCTTCCCCCGGAAGAGGAACTGAAGCGGGTACAAGAGGTCCTGAGCCGGGAGGGCGTGGATCTGGAAGACGTTCTCCCCGAACCCCCCAAGGCCCCCACCCTGGCGGTGGAGGAGGTGGCGGAAGAGGAGCTGGACCTCGAGCCCGCCCTCCTGGAGGACCTGGACCTCGACCTGGAGGAGGACCTCCTCCTGGCCGGGGAACCCGCCCGGGAAGACCAAGCCCCTTCCCTCTCCGGGCTGGAGGAAGAGGAAACCCTCCTCCCCGAGCCCGTGGAGGAGGAGCTTGAGGAGCTCCTTCTTCCCGCCGAGGAGGAGGCGCTTTCCCCCGAACCGGAGGAGCTGGAGCTGGAGGAAGACCTCCTCCTCGGCGAAACCCAGGAGGCCCCTACCCCGGAACCCCTAGAGGCCCTGGAGGAAGCGCTCCCTGCCCCGGAACCCCCGCCCCTGGCCGCCCCCATCCCTCCGCCCAGCCCGGCCCCGGGCCTCACCGCCGCCCCGGCTCCTGCTCCCTTCCTCTTGCGGGTGCAGCGCCTGAGGTTTGACCCCGGGAGGCTGGAGGCAGCCCTGGAAGCCTTCCACCAGGCCCACGGGGTGCCCCATAACCCCCTTCCCTTCCTGCTCAAGGCGGCGGAGAAGGCCCTGGCGGAGCTGGAGCTTCCCCTAAGGCCCCTCCTGGGCCAGGTGGCGGGGGAGGCGGTGCGGGGCGTAAGGCCCATGGATGGCTTCCTCGCCCTCTTCCGCCAGCAGGAGGGGGAGGAAGGGGAGGGACTTCTCTGCTTTGCGGGGGAGGAGGAGGTGCACTCCGGCCGCCCGAGCCTTTTCCTCTCCCAGGAGGGGGTGCTTGCCGCCTCGGGCCTCGAGGCCCCCATCGCCCGAAAGCTCCTAGAACGGGTGGCCCTTTACCTGGAAAACCCCGTGCTGCTTTTGGCCTAG
- a CDS encoding carbohydrate ABC transporter permease yields the protein MGRALGHLLVFLALFFVLLPFLWMAYAAFMPKEAVYSGELFSKVGFSLENVQGLAKEGFWGRLFFSLGLSSGVVLLQLFTALLAAYALRAGLGLLPFYLVLMAVPAELLLVPLYGILKGLSLLDTFWALALPFAASPFVIYLVYQAMRGVPEELLEAARLDGAGHRVLLFGILFPLVRPTLVAAGVLAFAAHWNLVLYPRVMVSDPRLWTLQTWLTDLQRKYPTDWGLLSAAALFSVLPIALLYLVFERRVVATFEEGLKG from the coding sequence GTGGGCCGGGCTTTGGGGCATCTTCTGGTCTTTTTGGCCTTGTTTTTCGTCCTCCTTCCCTTTCTCTGGATGGCCTACGCCGCCTTCATGCCCAAGGAGGCGGTGTACTCGGGGGAGCTCTTCTCCAAGGTGGGCTTTAGCCTGGAAAACGTCCAGGGCCTGGCCAAGGAGGGGTTTTGGGGCCGGCTCTTCTTCTCCCTGGGGCTTTCCTCGGGGGTGGTGCTTCTTCAGCTTTTCACCGCCCTTCTGGCGGCCTACGCCTTAAGGGCGGGGCTTGGGCTTCTTCCCTTTTACCTGGTGCTGATGGCCGTGCCCGCCGAGCTCCTCCTGGTCCCCCTCTATGGCATCCTCAAGGGGCTTTCCCTTCTGGACACCTTTTGGGCCTTAGCCTTGCCTTTTGCGGCCAGCCCCTTTGTCATCTACCTGGTTTACCAGGCCATGCGGGGGGTGCCCGAGGAGCTTTTGGAGGCAGCCAGGCTGGATGGGGCGGGGCACCGGGTGCTGCTTTTCGGCATCCTTTTCCCCTTGGTGCGCCCCACCCTAGTGGCGGCTGGGGTGCTGGCCTTCGCCGCCCATTGGAACCTGGTGCTCTACCCCAGGGTGATGGTTTCCGACCCCAGGCTCTGGACCCTCCAGACCTGGCTTACGGACCTGCAGCGCAAGTACCCCACCGACTGGGGCCTCCTTTCCGCTGCTGCCCTTTTCTCCGTCCTTCCCATCGCCTTGCTCTACCTCGTCTTTGAGAGGCGGGTGGTGGCCACCTTTGAGGAGGGCTTGAAGGGCTGA
- a CDS encoding S-layer homology domain-containing protein, with protein MKKRLVMLLAGLLTVLSMGFGLAQFSDVPAGHWAKEAVEALAAKGILVGFPDGTYRGNETLTRYQAALIIYRLLQQIEEELKAKGESPTMQAMSSEDIEALKNAVQELAAELAALGVRVSALEDSAATKEDIARLEAMIQELKAQPAPEPGMDAAALQDLADRVEAASIAADTALAQAQQLAEQLDALAQDVEGVKGDLASLQTQVEANAQAIQALNELAVLLNQDVLSLQDRVTALEKGLADLQGIDFEQFASKEDVAAVQEFAAALRSDLVGLSEKVSKLEGQVAELSKVQYTISGSLTATYGMKTLAGTNFDIDRLFSTPFSTGVFGASQVASSVILEDVASANLSSGSLSLTLGVKNTAPAATGVAVSEASAVVQVPVAFGTSFSAAPTVRVNAATVRGSVDGQAFSVAYSRAASSFKFNDYLFVNDSDPAGRETRQGVVATFTGSKLPLTPTVTVVAGVSDTADNGGGGGNLQGNYFGFRFATKPIAGLDLALSYAANNVNPSRSALGLDGTFKLGDFSVKGLFVTSKVTNIGGYFRDYFDPAVADWAYYVQAEAKLGPLGLKANYRAIDPQYANGVAGMSGSHLAYYGGLGGFQSPAPYPANQEGLGVELSADLGPISLAAKGDSSTTYPYTGGPSSTSLGVSANTRLFAGFSLKAAYDTSYTGTGYFSLTTQTASTVTATLQHDGGAKDALVKDLNLTFQGTYNTITNVFGLTAHATYKLGLGPISLDRILARYADPDLNVANDQTLKGGLQASLDLGGFLPFKPKLTGEVAARQTGGAGGTEELKWGVGLSLGEFLFPGSSAEVRYAQYRASNVTSVAVGVNDHAFAADKDRIYSDPGANSGTLAGFNVTWRYYDFRVDYGEYLLDRSGGPDHARTFRVTYTVNF; from the coding sequence ATGAAGAAAAGGCTAGTCATGCTACTGGCGGGGCTTTTGACCGTGCTCTCCATGGGCTTCGGTCTAGCCCAGTTCTCCGACGTGCCCGCCGGGCACTGGGCCAAGGAGGCGGTGGAGGCCCTGGCGGCCAAGGGGATCCTCGTGGGCTTCCCCGATGGCACCTACCGGGGCAACGAGACCCTCACCCGCTACCAGGCGGCCCTCATCATCTACCGCCTCCTGCAGCAGATCGAGGAGGAGCTGAAGGCCAAGGGTGAGTCCCCCACCATGCAGGCCATGTCCTCCGAGGACATCGAGGCCCTGAAGAACGCCGTGCAGGAGCTGGCCGCGGAGCTTGCTGCCTTGGGCGTGCGGGTCTCGGCCCTCGAGGACAGCGCCGCCACCAAGGAGGACATCGCCCGCCTCGAGGCCATGATCCAGGAGCTCAAGGCCCAGCCTGCTCCTGAGCCCGGCATGGACGCCGCTGCGCTTCAGGACCTGGCCGACCGGGTGGAGGCGGCCTCCATCGCCGCCGACACTGCCCTGGCCCAGGCCCAGCAGCTGGCCGAGCAGCTGGATGCCTTGGCCCAGGATGTGGAAGGGGTGAAGGGCGACCTGGCTTCCCTCCAGACCCAGGTGGAGGCCAACGCCCAGGCCATCCAGGCCCTCAATGAGCTCGCCGTCCTCCTCAACCAGGATGTCCTCTCCCTGCAGGACCGGGTGACCGCCCTGGAGAAGGGCTTGGCTGACTTGCAGGGGATTGACTTTGAGCAGTTCGCCTCCAAGGAGGATGTGGCTGCGGTGCAGGAGTTCGCCGCCGCCCTCCGCTCCGACTTGGTGGGGCTCTCCGAGAAGGTCTCCAAGCTCGAGGGCCAGGTGGCGGAGCTCTCCAAGGTGCAGTACACCATCTCGGGGAGCCTTACCGCCACCTACGGGATGAAGACCCTTGCGGGCACCAACTTTGATATCGACCGTCTCTTCTCCACGCCTTTCAGCACGGGGGTCTTTGGGGCAAGTCAGGTGGCTTCTTCCGTTATCCTTGAGGACGTCGCTTCCGCCAACCTTTCCAGCGGCTCCCTGAGCCTCACCTTAGGGGTGAAGAACACCGCTCCTGCCGCCACTGGCGTTGCGGTTTCCGAGGCGAGCGCGGTGGTCCAGGTGCCCGTGGCCTTTGGTACATCCTTTAGCGCTGCGCCCACAGTCCGGGTCAACGCCGCCACCGTGCGGGGTAGCGTGGACGGCCAGGCCTTCTCCGTGGCCTACAGCCGCGCGGCCAGCAGCTTCAAGTTCAACGATTACCTCTTCGTCAACGACAGCGATCCCGCGGGCCGCGAGACCCGCCAGGGGGTGGTGGCCACCTTCACGGGGAGCAAGCTGCCTCTGACGCCTACGGTGACGGTAGTAGCTGGGGTGAGCGACACCGCTGACAACGGTGGTGGTGGCGGGAACCTCCAGGGCAACTACTTCGGCTTCCGCTTCGCCACCAAGCCCATTGCTGGCCTGGACCTGGCCCTGAGCTACGCGGCCAACAACGTCAACCCCTCCCGCTCTGCCCTTGGCCTGGACGGCACCTTCAAGCTGGGCGATTTCTCTGTGAAGGGTCTCTTCGTTACCTCCAAGGTGACCAACATTGGTGGTTACTTCCGGGACTACTTTGACCCCGCTGTGGCTGACTGGGCCTACTACGTCCAAGCTGAGGCTAAGCTGGGGCCTTTGGGTCTCAAGGCAAACTACCGGGCCATTGACCCCCAATACGCCAACGGCGTGGCGGGGATGTCTGGTAGCCACCTGGCCTACTATGGAGGCCTGGGAGGCTTCCAGTCACCGGCTCCCTACCCTGCTAATCAGGAAGGCTTGGGGGTTGAGCTTTCGGCCGACTTAGGGCCAATCAGCCTTGCTGCGAAGGGGGATAGCTCCACTACCTATCCCTACACGGGTGGCCCAAGCAGCACTAGCCTTGGGGTTTCCGCTAATACCCGTCTCTTTGCTGGGTTTAGCCTTAAGGCCGCTTACGATACTTCCTACACTGGAACTGGTTACTTTAGCCTTACCACTCAAACGGCCTCTACGGTTACCGCCACCCTGCAACACGATGGCGGAGCCAAGGACGCCCTGGTCAAGGACCTTAACCTGACCTTCCAGGGTACTTACAACACCATTACCAACGTCTTTGGCCTCACCGCCCACGCCACCTACAAGCTGGGGCTTGGTCCCATCAGCCTGGACCGCATCCTTGCCCGCTATGCGGATCCCGACCTGAACGTTGCCAACGACCAGACCCTGAAGGGCGGCCTCCAGGCCTCCTTGGACCTTGGTGGCTTCCTGCCCTTCAAGCCCAAGCTCACGGGCGAGGTGGCGGCCCGGCAGACCGGGGGCGCGGGCGGCACGGAGGAGCTCAAGTGGGGCGTGGGTCTCTCCCTGGGCGAGTTCCTCTTCCCGGGCTCCAGCGCCGAGGTGCGCTACGCCCAGTACCGGGCAAGCAATGTGACCAGCGTGGCCGTAGGCGTGAATGACCATGCCTTTGCTGCGGACAAGGACCGGATTTACTCCGACCCTGGTGCTAACAGCGGTACCCTTGCCGGCTTCAACGTCACCTGGCGCTACTACGACTTCCGCGTGGACTACGGCGAGTACCTGTTGGATCGGTCTGGCGGTCCGGACCACGCCCGTACCTTCCGCGTGACCTACACAGTGAACTTCTAG
- the uvrB gene encoding excinuclease ABC subunit UvrB — translation MTFRYRGPTPKGDQPRAIQELVEALRDGERFVTLLGATGTGKTVTMAKVIEAMGRSALVLAPNKILAAQLAAEFRELFPENAVEYFISYYDYYQPEAYVPGKDLYIEKDASINPEIERLRHSTTRSLLTRRDVVVVASVSAIYGLGDPREYRERNLVVERGAVYPREALLERLLELGYQRNDIDLAPGRFRARGEVLEIFPAYETEPLRVELFGDEVERILQVHPVTGERLRELPGFVLFPATHYLSPEGLEGILKEIEKELWERVRYFEERGEVLYAQRLKERTLYDLEMLRVMGTCPGVENYARYFTGKAPGEPPYTLLDYFPEDFLVFLDESHVTVPQLQGMYRGDYVRKKTLVDYGFRLPSALDNRPLRFEEFLERVSQVVFVSATPGPFELQHSGRIVEQIIRPTGLLDPLVVVKPTENQILDLMEGIRERAKRGERTLVTVLTVRMAEELTAFLQEHGIRARYMHHELDAFERQALIRDLRLGHFDALVGINLLREGLDIPEVSLVAILDADKAGFLRSERSLIQTIGRAARNAKGEVWLYADTLSEAMERAIRETNRRRALQEAYNREHGIVPETVRKEVRAIIRPEEYGEKAPVEAWEGEDLKERIAELELAMWQAAEALDFERAARLRDELRALEARLQGLTPPEALPGSRKRRRRR, via the coding sequence ATGACCTTCCGCTACCGGGGTCCCACCCCCAAGGGGGACCAGCCCCGGGCCATCCAGGAGCTGGTGGAGGCCTTAAGGGATGGGGAGCGCTTCGTCACCCTCCTCGGGGCCACGGGGACGGGGAAGACGGTGACCATGGCCAAGGTGATCGAGGCCATGGGAAGGTCTGCTTTGGTGCTGGCTCCCAACAAGATCCTGGCGGCTCAGCTCGCCGCGGAGTTCCGGGAGCTTTTCCCGGAAAACGCCGTGGAGTACTTCATCAGCTACTACGACTACTACCAGCCCGAGGCCTACGTGCCGGGGAAGGACCTCTACATCGAGAAGGACGCCAGCATCAACCCCGAGATCGAGCGCCTGAGGCACTCCACCACCCGTAGCCTCCTCACCCGCAGGGACGTGGTGGTGGTGGCCTCGGTCTCCGCCATCTACGGCCTCGGGGACCCCCGGGAGTATAGGGAGCGGAACCTGGTGGTGGAGCGGGGGGCGGTCTACCCCCGGGAAGCCCTCTTGGAGAGGCTCTTGGAACTTGGGTACCAGCGGAACGACATCGACCTCGCCCCGGGCCGGTTCCGGGCCAGGGGAGAGGTGCTGGAGATCTTCCCCGCTTACGAAACCGAGCCCCTCCGGGTGGAGCTCTTCGGGGACGAGGTGGAAAGGATCCTCCAGGTGCACCCCGTCACCGGGGAGAGGCTTAGGGAGCTTCCCGGCTTCGTGCTCTTCCCCGCCACCCACTACCTTTCCCCCGAGGGGCTGGAGGGGATCCTGAAGGAGATCGAGAAGGAGCTATGGGAAAGGGTCCGCTACTTTGAGGAAAGGGGGGAGGTCCTCTACGCCCAGCGCCTTAAGGAGCGCACCCTTTACGACCTGGAGATGCTCCGGGTCATGGGCACCTGCCCGGGGGTGGAGAACTACGCCCGCTACTTCACCGGCAAGGCCCCGGGGGAGCCCCCCTACACCCTTCTCGACTACTTCCCCGAGGACTTCCTGGTCTTCCTGGACGAGTCCCACGTGACCGTGCCCCAGCTTCAGGGGATGTACCGGGGGGACTATGTGCGCAAGAAGACCCTGGTGGACTATGGCTTCCGCCTCCCCAGCGCCCTGGACAACCGCCCCCTTCGCTTTGAGGAGTTTTTGGAGAGGGTGTCCCAGGTGGTCTTCGTTTCCGCCACCCCGGGGCCCTTTGAGCTTCAGCACTCGGGGCGCATCGTGGAGCAGATCATCCGTCCCACGGGGCTTCTGGATCCCCTGGTGGTGGTGAAGCCCACGGAGAACCAGATCCTGGACCTCATGGAGGGGATCCGGGAGCGGGCGAAGAGGGGGGAAAGGACCCTGGTCACCGTCTTAACCGTGCGCATGGCGGAGGAGCTTACCGCCTTCTTGCAGGAGCACGGGATACGGGCCCGCTACATGCACCACGAGCTGGATGCCTTTGAGCGCCAGGCCCTGATCCGGGACCTGCGCCTCGGGCACTTTGACGCTTTGGTGGGGATCAACCTCCTGAGGGAGGGCTTGGACATCCCCGAGGTTTCCCTGGTGGCCATCCTGGATGCCGACAAGGCGGGCTTCCTGAGGAGCGAGCGAAGCCTTATCCAGACCATTGGCCGGGCGGCGAGGAACGCCAAGGGGGAGGTGTGGCTTTACGCCGATACCCTCTCCGAGGCCATGGAGAGGGCCATCCGGGAGACCAACCGGAGAAGGGCCCTCCAGGAGGCCTACAACCGGGAGCACGGCATCGTCCCGGAGACCGTGCGCAAGGAGGTTAGGGCCATCATCCGCCCCGAGGAGTACGGGGAGAAGGCTCCTGTGGAAGCCTGGGAGGGGGAGGACCTGAAGGAGCGGATCGCCGAGCTGGAGCTAGCCATGTGGCAGGCGGCGGAGGCTTTGGACTTTGAGCGGGCGGCGCGGCTACGGGATGAGCTACGGGCCCTCGAGGCCCGCCTGCAAGGCCTCACGCCCCCGGAAGCCCTGCCGGGAAGCCGGAAGCGGCGCAGGCGGCGCTAG